A genomic region of Planococcus kocurii contains the following coding sequences:
- a CDS encoding long-chain-fatty-acid--CoA ligase, with the protein MLATLTPLDWKRRAVKYYPEKVAVIDGDKKFTYKEFGKRVDRLSIALHHAGIGNKDHVAVMLPNNHAMLECFYGITPLGAVIVPLNYRLSTKDLTYILKHSDAKMLIVDAEFGKMLEEVQDELPIEKYIVVAVDGFDSTINGEDYEDFIGNVADDAKVPYVELDENQMLSLNYTSGTTSSPKGVMQTHRTNYMNAANFLHHLEIKFDDVYLHTLPMFHTNGWGGVWAITAAGATHVCLRKVDPPLILELFESHGITSLCGAPTVVNMLVNEPKAKELQLTHTIRMGTAGAPPAAALIAKAQSILGLNMMHVYGLTETSPFILYCEWKNEFNDLDAEHQASIKARQGIELAFNGETKVVNQEDGEEVAWNGKELGEIVTRGNVVMAGYYKNPEKTAEAIRDGWFYTGDLAVTHPDGFIEIQDRMKDMIISGGENISSTEIEGVLYKHPAIAEVAVIAVPDEKWGEVPKAIVVLHQGVQATEQEILDYTREHMSRFKVPKSVDFVEALPKTATGKLQKFQLREIYWGRGKKVN; encoded by the coding sequence ATGCTGGCAACGTTAACACCACTTGATTGGAAACGACGTGCGGTCAAATACTATCCGGAGAAAGTTGCGGTAATTGACGGCGATAAGAAGTTTACATACAAAGAGTTTGGCAAACGAGTAGATCGACTCTCTATCGCGTTACATCATGCGGGGATTGGCAACAAAGATCATGTAGCGGTTATGCTGCCGAATAATCACGCGATGCTTGAATGCTTTTATGGCATTACGCCACTCGGAGCGGTTATTGTGCCACTCAATTACCGGTTATCGACAAAAGATTTAACATATATTTTAAAACATAGTGACGCAAAAATGCTGATTGTCGATGCTGAGTTTGGCAAAATGCTTGAAGAGGTACAAGACGAGCTACCGATCGAAAAATACATTGTTGTCGCTGTAGATGGCTTTGATTCAACCATTAATGGGGAAGATTACGAAGATTTTATCGGAAATGTAGCAGATGATGCGAAAGTGCCTTACGTTGAGTTAGATGAAAACCAAATGCTGTCGTTAAATTATACGAGTGGGACAACTTCTAGCCCTAAAGGCGTAATGCAAACGCATCGTACCAATTACATGAATGCCGCAAACTTTTTGCATCATTTGGAGATTAAATTTGATGACGTGTATTTGCATACCTTGCCCATGTTTCATACAAACGGTTGGGGCGGTGTATGGGCCATTACTGCAGCGGGAGCGACGCATGTGTGCTTACGAAAAGTAGACCCACCGCTAATTTTAGAATTATTTGAAAGTCATGGCATTACGTCACTTTGCGGGGCGCCTACTGTAGTCAATATGCTCGTTAATGAACCTAAAGCAAAAGAACTGCAGTTAACGCACACGATCCGCATGGGAACTGCGGGCGCTCCACCTGCAGCGGCATTGATTGCCAAAGCGCAAAGTATCCTCGGATTGAATATGATGCATGTATACGGCTTAACAGAAACGTCTCCGTTTATTTTGTACTGTGAATGGAAAAATGAGTTCAACGATTTAGACGCTGAACATCAAGCATCTATAAAAGCACGCCAAGGAATAGAACTCGCTTTTAACGGAGAGACCAAAGTGGTTAACCAAGAAGACGGGGAAGAAGTGGCTTGGAATGGCAAAGAACTGGGGGAAATCGTCACGCGGGGCAATGTCGTGATGGCTGGCTATTACAAAAATCCTGAAAAAACAGCAGAAGCAATTCGCGATGGCTGGTTTTACACAGGCGATTTGGCGGTGACGCATCCAGATGGCTTTATCGAAATTCAAGATCGCATGAAAGACATGATCATTTCTGGTGGCGAAAACATTTCCTCTACAGAAATTGAAGGTGTTTTGTATAAGCATCCGGCCATTGCTGAAGTGGCTGTGATTGCTGTGCCGGATGAAAAATGGGGAGAAGTGCCAAAAGCTATTGTTGTGCTACATCAAGGAGTACAAGCGACCGAACAAGAAATTCTGGATTATACGCGTGAACACATGTCACGTTTCAAAGTGCCAAAATCTGTAGACTTTGTTGAAGCGTTACCTAAAACTGCAACCGGTAAACTGCAGAAGTTCCAGTTACGAGAAATATATTGGGGTCGTGGAAAAAAAGTAAATTAA
- a CDS encoding AMP-binding protein: protein MNRFQKLEEFGNRTAIYAEREYSYAEMVEVADAICSHVGERTLVFCLSSNNKESIFGYVGFMRGHVVPVLLDASIQVERLQKLIELYKPAYIWASSENQDLLNTMEQSFVFGDYTLFKCSTAIQHDFDEHLALLLTTSGSTGSPKFVRLSYENIFKNAESIVKYLDIKAEDKPITTLSMNYSYGLSIINSHFISGATIIVTDASIMKKEFWEVCKEQGATTFGGVPFVYEMLDRLKFEEMDLPSLKKLTQAGGKLSPELLSKFANMCSQKGIQFFTMYGQTEATARISYLPVEKNLDKAGSIGIAIPGGKLMLQDDTGHNITTPHESGELIYKGPNVSLGYAESLVDLSKRDDNNGSLHTGDLAYFDQDGYFYITGRIKRIIKVAGSRISLDEVEELLTEHGHDCVCAGTDDQLIVYTLKEDLLHIKKIIKEKLNLRGVKIIRIEEFPRTPFGKILYSELLTSK from the coding sequence ATGAATAGGTTCCAAAAGCTTGAGGAGTTTGGCAACCGCACCGCTATCTATGCAGAGCGAGAATACTCTTACGCTGAAATGGTAGAGGTTGCTGACGCTATTTGCAGTCATGTAGGTGAAAGAACGCTTGTTTTTTGTTTATCTTCAAATAATAAAGAGTCTATATTTGGTTACGTGGGCTTTATGAGAGGGCATGTTGTCCCTGTCTTGTTAGATGCATCTATCCAGGTAGAGCGGTTGCAAAAACTAATCGAGCTTTATAAGCCTGCGTACATTTGGGCGAGTAGTGAAAACCAAGACCTCTTAAACACAATGGAACAATCTTTTGTGTTTGGAGATTACACATTATTCAAATGTTCGACAGCTATTCAACATGATTTTGATGAACATCTTGCGCTCCTTTTAACGACCTCAGGAAGTACTGGCAGCCCCAAGTTTGTACGCTTAAGTTATGAAAATATCTTCAAAAACGCTGAATCGATCGTGAAGTACCTTGATATTAAGGCAGAAGATAAACCAATCACCACACTTTCTATGAATTACTCTTATGGCCTGTCGATCATCAACAGTCACTTCATTAGTGGAGCGACCATAATTGTCACGGATGCATCGATCATGAAAAAAGAGTTTTGGGAAGTATGCAAAGAGCAGGGAGCCACAACTTTTGGAGGCGTTCCTTTTGTCTATGAGATGCTCGATCGGCTGAAGTTCGAAGAGATGGATCTTCCAAGTTTGAAAAAACTAACGCAAGCAGGCGGCAAATTAAGCCCAGAGCTATTGTCCAAATTTGCAAATATGTGTAGTCAAAAAGGGATTCAATTTTTTACTATGTACGGGCAAACAGAAGCAACGGCGCGGATAAGCTATTTACCTGTCGAAAAAAACCTGGATAAAGCCGGAAGTATCGGAATTGCCATTCCCGGCGGAAAACTGATGCTGCAAGATGACACTGGCCACAACATTACAACGCCTCATGAAAGCGGCGAATTGATATACAAAGGACCCAATGTTTCTTTAGGGTATGCGGAGTCATTAGTCGATTTATCGAAAAGAGATGACAACAATGGGTCGCTGCACACAGGTGATTTGGCTTACTTTGATCAGGACGGTTATTTTTACATCACTGGACGAATCAAAAGAATCATTAAAGTCGCTGGAAGCCGCATCAGTTTAGATGAAGTGGAAGAACTTTTAACTGAGCATGGTCATGACTGTGTTTGCGCGGGGACAGATGACCAACTGATCGTTTACACGTTAAAAGAAGATCTGCTTCACATTAAAAAAATAATTAAGGAAAAATTAAACTTAAGGGGCGTTAAGATTATCAGAATTGAGGAATTCCCACGTACCCCTTTTGGGAAGATCCTTTATTCCGAGTTACTTACATCTAAATAA
- a CDS encoding acyl carrier protein, producing MMKNIEKYRSAFMDALELEEDQVSEELALGETREWDSLGHMILISTMEEVFEVSIDAEWMTEFDSYKAGKELLNRLGVDFVNE from the coding sequence ATGATGAAAAATATCGAAAAATATAGAAGTGCATTTATGGATGCGTTGGAATTGGAAGAAGACCAGGTAAGTGAAGAGTTAGCATTAGGAGAAACAAGAGAATGGGATTCACTTGGACATATGATTCTGATTTCTACGATGGAAGAGGTTTTTGAAGTTTCAATAGATGCTGAATGGATGACAGAATTCGATTCGTATAAGGCAGGAAAAGAGCTTTTGAATCGTTTAGGAGTAGACTTTGTAAATGAATAG
- a CDS encoding MBOAT family O-acyltransferase — translation MTFISIEFLLFFAGIVFTYYLIPHKWRWILLLAASYSFYATLSGYFVLLLVISTVFTYFTGIVIEKQETKQQKKRAMLVGICVLLFFLGWFKYFNFVNDSIRAISTYMNWNYAIPYQEIILPLAISFYTFQAVSYLVDISRGKQKAERHYGYFSIYFAFFPQLVAGPIERAKKLLPQFKVEQTLNYDNISYGMKRIAWGFFKKTLIADRLAPIVASVYDSPDPTGSQIVLATILFSVQLYADFSALSDIAIGCARMHGIRLTENFKQPHFATSIGDFWNRWHITLSTWLRDYIFMPLCKGKKKRSEIYVAIIITFLISGVWHGAAWTFVLWGLIHGFYRAFGDHTKHFRGKMATFIHLDQSPSLHKWMKITTTFLLVCFSRVFFRSDSVTAAFEHAQQFLSPSSWSPSGIIGAFEMFSLLDLMIFSFFFIVMQLFHYIERNNTSTWNWLSQRPAVARFAVYVLIVVSVLVFGATGQGFVYGGF, via the coding sequence ATGACTTTTATATCAATTGAGTTTCTGTTATTTTTTGCAGGAATCGTTTTTACGTATTATTTAATTCCACACAAGTGGAGATGGATTCTTTTACTAGCTGCCAGCTACAGTTTTTACGCTACGTTGAGCGGCTACTTTGTCCTGTTACTAGTTATAAGCACAGTGTTTACTTATTTTACGGGAATCGTCATTGAAAAACAGGAAACCAAACAACAGAAGAAAAGAGCCATGCTAGTTGGAATTTGCGTATTGCTGTTTTTTCTCGGCTGGTTTAAATACTTTAATTTTGTAAATGACTCGATTCGAGCCATTTCAACATACATGAATTGGAATTATGCCATACCGTATCAAGAGATTATCCTGCCATTAGCCATTTCTTTTTATACCTTTCAGGCAGTCAGTTACCTTGTCGACATCTCCAGAGGCAAGCAAAAAGCAGAAAGACATTATGGCTATTTCTCCATCTATTTTGCATTTTTCCCGCAATTGGTTGCTGGACCGATTGAACGTGCTAAGAAATTGCTTCCTCAATTCAAAGTTGAACAAACCTTAAACTATGACAATATAAGCTACGGAATGAAGCGAATCGCATGGGGATTTTTTAAGAAAACATTGATTGCGGATCGACTCGCTCCAATTGTAGCGAGTGTTTACGATAGTCCTGACCCAACCGGTTCTCAAATTGTCCTAGCGACGATTCTGTTCTCGGTTCAATTGTACGCTGATTTTTCAGCACTCAGCGACATTGCCATTGGTTGCGCACGAATGCATGGTATTAGACTTACCGAAAACTTTAAGCAACCGCATTTTGCCACGTCAATCGGAGATTTCTGGAATAGATGGCACATTACGCTTTCGACATGGCTTAGAGACTATATCTTTATGCCTTTATGTAAAGGGAAAAAGAAAAGAAGCGAAATTTATGTAGCTATCATCATTACGTTTTTAATAAGTGGCGTTTGGCACGGAGCGGCATGGACTTTTGTTTTATGGGGGCTCATTCATGGGTTTTACCGTGCTTTTGGAGATCACACAAAACATTTTCGTGGAAAAATGGCGACGTTTATTCATTTGGATCAGAGTCCATCGCTGCATAAATGGATGAAAATCACCACCACTTTTTTGCTTGTGTGTTTTTCGCGCGTGTTCTTCCGATCGGATTCCGTTACCGCCGCATTTGAACATGCGCAACAGTTCTTATCGCCTAGCTCGTGGAGCCCATCTGGAATCATTGGGGCGTTTGAGATGTTTTCACTACTCGACTTAATGATTTTCAGCTTTTTCTTTATCGTTATGCAACTGTTTCATTATATCGAAAGAAACAATACCTCAACGTGGAACTGGCTATCGCAACGCCCAGCAGTTGCTCGTTTTGCCGTGTATGTATTAATCGTTGTATCAGTTCTGGTGTTCGGTGCTACAGGTCAAGGATTTGTTTACGGTGGGTTTTAA